A DNA window from Brassica napus cultivar Da-Ae chromosome C1, Da-Ae, whole genome shotgun sequence contains the following coding sequences:
- the LOC125579848 gene encoding uncharacterized protein LOC125579848 — translation MSSLMSKLCPRWNYLSNHLLDVDGRIILIWQHPMQVQIVNQSRQSITCLLSLPNQEAFYFTSVYASNETADRVDLWAELLLLHATLDLDNNKWMIGGDFNQIIYPYEHSSDSVSVPDISMYHMRDCLLQAGLFDLRFNGPIHMWTNNQPESPIAKKLDRLLVNSAFLSTFSHAYASFLPQLFSDHTPCLIDLAFSLPKAGTHPFKFQNYLTKHPNFSELILDAWVRTGSMSCNLKHFCWKLKIIKNDLKRLNKDNYSKIQERVTETYGLLQCVQILPTTSSPTAWFADLTPFRCSHAQAQAMLTLPTSEEIRKLFFKLNPNKSPGPDGLTSGFFKAAWDVVGEEAVCSIQHFFYFGFLPATTNATILSLIPKFPGACRVSDFRPISCLNTVYKVISRLLVARLKPILPHLILSCQTAFVKDRLLVENTVLASELVHGYHKNKGEKKITIKVDIAKVFDTISWEFLFSCLQGLQLPPPFISLLRACICTTSFMVGYNGTVNGFFKGKRGLRQGDPLSPYLFVIAMNCLSYMLNQAAAQEKVKYHTNCRAMKLTHLSFADDLLIFIDGSLESVQNVLQVLHEFEQRSGLAVSFQKTSFFASGLDDSEVATIQASTGMVCGTLPVRYLGVPLSSKKLNLANCEPLIHQIKARLSNWSVKSLSFSGRLLLIKTVITGITTFWCSAFILPKACISRINSLCSTFLWKGNIDSHNSARVAWDRVVLTKSQGGLGVKDLYTWNKACCLKLIWLLFFRGGSIWVAWFIEVILQGSIHNYWTTKPKVSFSWLANKLLKLKDEVFQLIKQRLENGLTARFWFDNWSPFGNLAAHLNLSSSRLGIPLRATVASLRRNGLWRIPQARSDAQLELHAFLTTVEFSENEDYYEWEIDGKVSKKFNTREAYTFLRGNIDEVNWSSIVWTQYSIPRHNFLVWLAILDRFPTKDRLIKWGLNVPPTCLLCNSAEEARNHLFHECNFSFDLWSLRENRLGIQPNRQWDHTVNQMRQLPRQRAHRSKRLLILLAWQSTIYWTWSERNTRLHQNTFKTVDAIFTVVDRQLRNKILSFRETNPVLSSAMMQQWI, via the exons ATGTCTTCCCTAATGTCCAAGTTGTGCCCCCGCTGGAACTACCTATCTAACCACTTATTAGACGTAGATGGCAGAATTATCCTAATTTGGCAGCATCCTATGCAAGTCCAGATTGTTAATCAAAGCAGACAGTCAATTACCTGCCTTCTTTCACTGCCTAACCAGGAAGCTTTCTACTTCACATCAGTTTATGCCTCAAATGAAACAGCAGATAGAGTTGATCTTTGGGCAGAGCTTCTGCTTCTTCATGCCACTCTTGACCTTGATAATAACAAGTGGATGATTGGAGGTGATTTCAACCAGATCATTTACCCCTATGAACACTCCTCTGACTCAGTCTCTGTCCCAGATATCAGCATGTATCATATGCGTGATTGCTTGCTCCAAGCTGGCTTGTTCGACCTGCGGTTTAACGGCCCAATTCACATGTGGACTAATAACCAACCTGAGAGCCCCATTGCTAAAAAGCTAGACAGATTGCTGGTGAACTCTGCGTTCCTCTCAACCTTCTCCCATGCCTATGCCTCTTTCCTTCCCCAACTCTTCTCTGACCACACCCCATGTCTAATCGATCTTGCCTTCTCCCTCCCTAAAGCTGGAACCCACCCTTTCAAGTTTCAAAACTACCTCACCAAACATCCCAACTTCTCTGAGCTGATCCTCGACGCCTGGGTTCGGACCGGAAGCATGAGCTGTAACCTAAAGCATTTCTGTTGGAAACTTAAAATCATCAAGAATGATTTAAAGCGATTGAACAAAGATAATTACTCAAAAATCCAAGAGAGAGTGACTGAAACTTACGGTTTGTTACAATGTGTGCAG ATCCTTCCTACAACATCATCGCCTACTGCTTGGTTTGCTGACTTGACCCCCTTCCGCTGCTCACATGCCCAAGCTCAGGCAATGCTCACCTTACCAACATCAGAGGAGATTAGAAAACTGTTTTTCAAACTTAATCCAAACAAGTCTCCAGGGCCTGATGGACTGACCTCAGGTTTCTTTAAAGCGGCATGGGATGTAGTAGGAGAAGAGGCAGTGTGCTCAATCCAGCATTTTTTCTACTTTGGCTTCCTTCCTGCTACCACAAATGCCACTATCCTGTCTCTGATCCCAAAGTTTCCAGGAGCGTGTAGAGTATCTGATTTCCGCCCCATCTCTTGTCTCAATACAGTCTATAAAGTCATTTCTCGCCTTCTAGTTGCCAGACTCAAGCCAATACTGCCCCATTTGATCCTCTCCTGTCAAACGGCATTTGTGAAGGACAGATTATTAGTGGAAAATACGGTGCTTGCAAGTGAACTAGTTCATGGCTATCACAAGaataaaggagaaaaaaaaatcaccattaaAGTGGACATTGCTAAGGTTTTTGATACCATCTCCTGGGAATTTCTCTTCTCCTGTCTCCAAGGCCTACAACTGCCTCCGCCATTCATCTCCCTGCTTAGAGCATGCATATGTACCACAAGCTTTATGGTTGGTTACAATGGAACAGTTAATGgattttttaaaggaaaaagagGTCTTAGGCAAGGGGATCCCCTCTCTCCATACCTGTTTGTAATCGCCATGAACTGTCTCTCCTATATGCTAAATCAGGCggcggctcaagagaaagtgaAATATCACACTAACTGTCGAGCCATGAAGCTTACTCATCTCTCATTTGCCGACGACCTGCTTATCTTCATAGATGGATCACTGGAATCTGTGCAAAATGTTCTTCAGGTGCTACACGAGTTCGAACAGAGATCAGGCTTGGCAGTGAGCTTTCAGAAAACAAGTTTCTTTGCCTCCGGCCTAGATGACAGTGAAGTTGCAACTATACAAGCATCAACGGGTATGGTTTGTGGAACGCTGCCGGTGCGGTATCTTGGGGTCCCTCTCAGCTCGAAGAAGCTCAACCTCGCAAATTGCGAACCTCTGATCCATCAGATAAAGGCTAGGCTCTCAAACTGGTCAGTCAAATCCCTCTCTTTCTCTGGTAGACTGCTTCTCATCAAGACAGTAATCACTGGCATAACAACTTTTTGGTGTTCTGCTTTTATCCTCCCTAAAGCCTGCATATCAAGAATTAACTCTCTTTGTAGCACTTTTTTATGGAAAGGCAATATCGATAGTCATAACTCTGCAAGAGTGGCCTGGGACAGAGTGGTACTTACAAAATCTCAAGGAGGACTTGGAGTGAAGGATCTTTATACTTGGAATAAAGCTTGTTGCCTGAAGCTAATATGGCTTCTCTTCTTCCGAGGGGGCTCAATCTGGGTGGCATGGTTTATAGAAGTCATTTTACAAGGGTCAATTCATAACTACTGGACAACCAAACCGAAAGTCTCATTCTCCTGGCTTGCGAACAAGTTGCTGAAATTAAAGGATGAAGTTTTCCAGCTTATCAAGCAGAGACTAGAGAATGGACTTACGGCAAGATTTTGGTTCGATAATTGGTCTCCCTTCGGGAACTTGGCAGCTCATCTTAATCTCTCATCTTCACGACTGGGAATCCCTCTCAGAGCAACTGTAGCTTCACTCCGCAGGAACGGCCTTTGGCGAATCCCTCAGGCAAGATCAGACGCACAGCTCGAGCTCCATGCTTTCCTTACAACAGTTGAGTTCTCTGAAAATGAGGATTATTATGAGTGGGAAATCGATGGTAAGGTCTCAAAGAAGTTCAATACAAGGGAGGCTTACACTTTCTTGCGAGGAAATATTGATGAAGTTAACTGGTCCTCCATAGTATGGACGCAATACAGCATACCTCGACATAATTTTCTTGTTTGGCTAGCAATTCTAGATAGATTTCCCACCAAAGATCGACTTATAAAATGGGGATTAAACGTGCCACCGACTTGTCTTCTTTGTAACTCAGCTGAAGAGGCTCGGAATCACCTCTTTCATGAATGCAACTTCAGTTTTGATCTGTGGTCATTGAGAGAAAACAGGCTAGGGATTCAGCCAAACCGACAATGGGATCATACAGTCAATCAGATGAGGCAGTTACCTCGACAACGAGCTCACCGGTCAAAGCGACTTCTCATCCTCCTTGCCTGGCAATCGACGATCTACTGGACTTGGTCTGAGAGAAACACCAGGCTTCATCAGAATACTTTCAAAACGGTTGACGCTATCTTCACTGTGGTTGATCGACAGCTTCGGAATAAAATTCTCAGTTTTAGAGAAACGAATCCGGTTCTCTCCTCTGCCATGATGCAACAATGGATCTGA